Part of the Sphaerochaeta associata genome is shown below.
AGTCGGTCACGCTCAAGCCGGCCGGCCAGCTCAGCCAAGCCTTGATGGCGGCAAATGCCAAGGGCGGCAACTATGGCGTCTTCTTCGGCATGCTGCCCGATGGAGCCGGCCAGAACGTCTTCGGCCCGATCTTCGACCTGTTTGCCCAGAACCAGAACAATATCAATCAGTTCATCGCAGACATGAAGAAGGCTGTCGCCGATCTTCCCAAGATGTAATACACTACTCGTTTCCTGCACAGGTCTCATCCTGTGCAGGAGCTTTCCGGGGGGCGAACACCAATGAAAAAGAACCGTGCCGTCAATATTGTATTTGTCGCACCATGCGTCCTGACCTTCGTCATGGTCATCATCATTCCCTTCTTCTTCGGTCTCTACTATTCAGTGACTGACTGGAACGGAGTACGTAATGATGTCGCCTTCGTCGGGCTGAAGAACTTCAGCAACCTCATGTCGTCTCCGGATTTCATCTATTCGTTCTTGATCACCATCGCCTATACGCTGATCAATATTGTTTTCATCAACATCGTCAGCTTCGTCCTTTCCTTGATTGTAACCAGCAAGATCAAAAGGCGGAATTTCTACCGCTCGGGATTCTTCGTCCCCTACCTGATCGGAGGAATCGTACTGGGTTACATCTGGCAGTTCATTCTGAACAACATCCTGGTGAAAATCGGAACCACCTACTCCATCGCCTTCTTGGAGACATCCTTTCTCAGCATGCCGCATACCGTCATCTGGACGATGGCTGTAGTCAACACCTGGCAGTATGCCGGTTACATCATGCTGATTTTTGTGGCAGCCATCCAAAGCATCCCATCCTCTCTCATGGAGGCTGCGAATGTCGACGGGGCCAGCTATTTTCATCGGGTCATCCACATACTCATACCGATGATGGCGAACGCGTTCACCATCTCCATCTTTTTGACCCTTACTACATCATTCAAACAATTCGATATGAACATGACACTGACCAACGGGGGTCCTGCAACACGTTTCATGGACGCACCGGTCAAGGCCAGTCAGTTGTTGGCCATGAATATATTCAATACCGCCACGGCAAACCGGATGGCGGAAGCCCAGGCCAAGGCAGTGGTTCTGTTTATTGCCTTGTTGATCGTCTCCCTGATCCAGGTATCAGTGAATAAGAAGAAAGAGGTGGAGATGTGATGAAACCACTACGCTTGGGAAAAAACAACCGCTCCCTGAAACCCGATCTGCTGCTGCTGGAACTGGTGACGATCCTGCTCTTCATCCTTTTCATGTTCCCCTTCATCATGGTGGTGTTGAACTCCGCCAAGACATCGCGGGAAATCATTTTCGATGCAATAGCCCTTCCTGCAAACTGGAACCAGCTGTGGGTGAACGTCGGACTCATCTTCAACAATCCGACGGTCGACTATCTGGGCGCCTTCGTCGACAGCATCGTCATTACGGTGTTATCGCTTCTGGTCATATCGATTTGTTCCTCCATGGCGGCATGGATTCTGGTGCGGAACAAGACCCTGTGGTCGACCATCCTCTTCATGGCCTTTGTTTCGGCAATGGTCATTCCTTTCCAGGTCCTGATGTACCCCTTGGTCCGTTGGATGCGGGTGATCGGGGAGTTCCTGCATTTCCGCCTGCTCGGAACCGTAGGGGGCATTGTATTCGCATACCTCGGATTCGGAAGTCCCCTGTCGATCTTCATCTTTCACGGATTCATCAAGAACATCCCCTTGGAGATCGAGGAGTCGGCGACCATCGACGGCTGTCCGAAGAGTACGGTATTCTTCAGGATTGTATTCCCCTTGCTGCAGCCGATCATCATCACCGTTCTCATTCTCAACGGGATCTGGATCTGGAACGACTATCTGTTGCCCCTGTTGGTGCTTGGCTCCAACGGGAGGGTGCAGACGATCCCCATCGCTGTAACGGCCTTCGCAGGCGCATATCTCAAGCAATGGGATCTGATTCTCACCTCAACGTTGATAGCCATGCTTCCGATTATTGTCTTATATATTTTCGCTCAACGATACATCATCAAGGGCATGGTTGAAGGTTCAATTAAATAGAGGGAGAGAAAACATGAAAATTGTACTGGTTGGTGCTGGAAGCATCCAGTTTGGCTTGGGTACGCTGGGCGATATCTTTACCAGCAAAGCACTCAAGGGCAGCGAGATAACACTGCTCGACATCAATATACAGTCGTTGGACATCGTCCTGCAAACAACGCAGGCATTCATACAGGCGCACGACCTGCCATATACGGTGAATGCGACCATCGACCGAAGGAGCGCCTTTGCCGGTGCCGATTTCATCATCTCCTCCATCGAGGTGGGCAACCGATTCCAGATGTGGGACGAGGATTGGAAGGTTCCCCTGCAGTACGGGGTGCATCAGGTGTACGGTGAAAACGGCGGCCCGGGGGGTGTTTTTCATTCACTTCGCATCGGCAAGGTGATTTTGGACATCGTCAAGGATGCCATGGAGATTTGTCCCGATGCCTGGATATTCAACTACTCCAACCCGATGACTGCCATCTGCACCACCGTCAAACGCATGTATCCCCAGGCAAAGTTTGTGGGTATGTGCCATGAAATCGGCTGGCTGGGCCGCTGGTTGCCCAAGATGCTGGGCAGAGCCCATGAGGACCTCCACTACCGAGCTGCAGGATTGAACCATTTCAGCTGCATGATCAGCCTGACCGACAGAAAGACAGGAGAGAACCTCTATCCCGAAGTGCTGGCGAGAGCCGATCGGTTCTTCGAACAGGAGCCCGGGTACAGCGACTTGTACGATTCGTACAGGCGCACGGGTTCACTTGCAGCAGCTGAGAAATTCGATAAAGGGGAGACGAATCTAAAGAGTGCTTATACGTGGGCCGACCGCAAGCTGGTGCAGTTCATGCTGAAGAACTACAAGCTGCTGCCCATCACCACGGACAGCCATTTCGGTGAATA
Proteins encoded:
- a CDS encoding carbohydrate ABC transporter permease, which encodes MKPLRLGKNNRSLKPDLLLLELVTILLFILFMFPFIMVVLNSAKTSREIIFDAIALPANWNQLWVNVGLIFNNPTVDYLGAFVDSIVITVLSLLVISICSSMAAWILVRNKTLWSTILFMAFVSAMVIPFQVLMYPLVRWMRVIGEFLHFRLLGTVGGIVFAYLGFGSPLSIFIFHGFIKNIPLEIEESATIDGCPKSTVFFRIVFPLLQPIIITVLILNGIWIWNDYLLPLLVLGSNGRVQTIPIAVTAFAGAYLKQWDLILTSTLIAMLPIIVLYIFAQRYIIKGMVEGSIK
- a CDS encoding carbohydrate ABC transporter permease, whose protein sequence is MKKNRAVNIVFVAPCVLTFVMVIIIPFFFGLYYSVTDWNGVRNDVAFVGLKNFSNLMSSPDFIYSFLITIAYTLINIVFINIVSFVLSLIVTSKIKRRNFYRSGFFVPYLIGGIVLGYIWQFILNNILVKIGTTYSIAFLETSFLSMPHTVIWTMAVVNTWQYAGYIMLIFVAAIQSIPSSLMEAANVDGASYFHRVIHILIPMMANAFTISIFLTLTTSFKQFDMNMTLTNGGPATRFMDAPVKASQLLAMNIFNTATANRMAEAQAKAVVLFIALLIVSLIQVSVNKKKEVEM
- a CDS encoding alpha-glucosidase yields the protein MKIVLVGAGSIQFGLGTLGDIFTSKALKGSEITLLDINIQSLDIVLQTTQAFIQAHDLPYTVNATIDRRSAFAGADFIISSIEVGNRFQMWDEDWKVPLQYGVHQVYGENGGPGGVFHSLRIGKVILDIVKDAMEICPDAWIFNYSNPMTAICTTVKRMYPQAKFVGMCHEIGWLGRWLPKMLGRAHEDLHYRAAGLNHFSCMISLTDRKTGENLYPEVLARADRFFEQEPGYSDLYDSYRRTGSLAAAEKFDKGETNLKSAYTWADRKLVQFMLKNYKLLPITTDSHFGEYLSWAWDVVDHRGILDFYDVYKVMLSQEVPHEIRLETSERVIPIIDGIITDAKSEEAAVNILNAGLIDDLPSWLVVEVPAMIDKNGITGIRMGQLPKGYLALLRSYAGVYDMTAEAIIHKSKEYAIQALLANPVVHQASSLEELVDRMISKQERWLGYLK